Proteins encoded together in one Rossellomorea sp. y25 window:
- the purD gene encoding phosphoribosylamine--glycine ligase: MKVLVIGRGGREHAICKKLAESESVTEVFCAPGNAGIAGVATNLPYSESNVSELIAFAKSENVAYTFVGPENPLLDGIVNSFQAEGLQIFGPTKEAAIIEGSKSFSKDLMKKYSIPTARYEVFTSVEKAIEYVKEVGAPIVVKADGLAAGKGVVVAETEEEAIGALEEMLLDEKFGDASSKVVVEECLFGEEFSLMAFVNGESVYPMVIAQDHKRAFDGDQGPNTGGMGAYSPVPHISDEVVQEAISTVLYPTAQAMVKEKRPFTGILYAGLMFTNEGPKVIEFNARFGDPETQVVLPRLTSDFGLVVKNMIEGKPVQLEWSDEAVLGVVLAADGYPGKYEKGIAIPNLNQSLKEGTLVYHAGTELDDKGALVSNGGRVLLVASSAASVEEAQAKVYKELNKVEFNGLFYRSDIGKKAIEHVSS, encoded by the coding sequence ATGAAAGTACTTGTTATCGGTCGCGGTGGTCGTGAGCATGCCATATGTAAGAAGTTAGCGGAAAGTGAAAGTGTGACAGAGGTGTTTTGCGCACCTGGGAACGCAGGGATTGCCGGTGTTGCTACAAATCTTCCTTATAGTGAATCCAATGTGAGTGAATTAATCGCTTTTGCAAAAAGCGAGAACGTTGCTTATACCTTTGTTGGACCTGAAAATCCATTATTGGATGGAATCGTTAACAGCTTCCAAGCTGAAGGTCTGCAAATTTTTGGCCCGACCAAAGAAGCCGCCATCATAGAAGGAAGCAAATCTTTTTCTAAGGATTTAATGAAAAAATATAGCATTCCTACGGCAAGATATGAGGTATTCACAAGTGTTGAGAAAGCAATCGAATATGTAAAAGAAGTTGGCGCACCTATAGTCGTGAAGGCGGATGGGTTGGCAGCAGGCAAGGGTGTAGTAGTTGCTGAAACGGAAGAAGAAGCGATTGGTGCATTGGAAGAAATGCTTCTTGATGAAAAATTTGGAGATGCTTCTTCTAAAGTGGTAGTGGAAGAGTGTCTGTTTGGGGAAGAGTTTTCTTTAATGGCCTTTGTAAATGGTGAATCCGTTTATCCGATGGTGATTGCACAAGACCATAAGCGAGCCTTTGATGGTGATCAAGGACCGAATACAGGCGGAATGGGTGCGTATTCCCCGGTTCCTCATATTTCGGACGAAGTCGTGCAAGAAGCGATTTCAACTGTTCTTTATCCTACGGCTCAAGCGATGGTAAAGGAGAAACGTCCGTTTACCGGCATTCTGTATGCAGGTCTAATGTTCACAAATGAGGGCCCAAAGGTCATCGAATTCAATGCCCGGTTTGGCGATCCGGAAACACAGGTGGTACTGCCGCGTTTAACTTCTGATTTCGGTCTCGTTGTAAAGAACATGATCGAAGGAAAGCCTGTGCAATTAGAATGGTCAGATGAAGCAGTTCTTGGAGTCGTTTTGGCGGCAGATGGTTATCCCGGTAAATATGAAAAAGGGATTGCCATCCCAAATCTTAATCAGTCATTAAAAGAAGGAACCCTTGTGTACCACGCTGGAACTGAGTTAGATGATAAAGGTGCCCTCGTTTCAAATGGTGGAAGAGTGTTACTTGTAGCTTCCTCTGCCGCTTCCGTTGAAGAAGCGCAGGCTAAAGTGTATAAAGAATTAAATAAGGTAGAATTTAATGGATTGTTCTATAGAAGTGACATCGGGAAGAAAGCTATCGAACACGTCTCTTCCTAG
- the purH gene encoding bifunctional phosphoribosylaminoimidazolecarboxamide formyltransferase/IMP cyclohydrolase, producing the protein MKKRALISVSDKSGVIEFAKELKSLGYEIISTGGTKKLLLESDVDVMGVEEVTGFPEILEGRVKTLHPNIHGGLLAKRGEESHRQQLQEQGIEGIDLVCVNLYPFQQTIAKPNVGVEEAIENIDIGGPTMLRAAAKNHQYVTVVVDALDYDEVINDLKLQGELSLEKRRKLAAKVFRHTAAYDAFIAEYMTDISGEENPERFTRTYELKQTLRYGENPHQQASFYRAPLGSEFSVAMARQLHGKELSYNNINDANAALQIVKEFTEPAAVAVKHMNPCGVGVGTTIYEAFSKAYEADSTSIFGGIVALNRIVDEETAKQLHEIFLEIVIAPAFSDEAFEILSSKKNIRLLTVPFESTNKMERKLTTVEGGLLVQADDTFTLDDADLRVVTKRQPTEAEWASMKLGWKVVKHVKSNAIVVTDAHMTVGVGAGQMNRVGAANIALEQAGEKAKGAAMASDAFFPMDDTVEAAAKAGITAIIQPGGSIRDEDSIKKADQYGITMVFTGIRHFKH; encoded by the coding sequence TTGAAAAAGAGAGCATTGATCAGTGTTTCAGATAAAAGCGGAGTCATCGAATTTGCTAAAGAATTAAAGTCACTCGGGTACGAGATCATTTCTACAGGTGGAACAAAAAAGCTTCTTCTGGAAAGTGACGTTGACGTTATGGGAGTTGAAGAAGTAACAGGTTTTCCTGAAATTTTAGAAGGCCGTGTGAAGACCCTTCATCCTAATATCCACGGTGGGCTACTTGCGAAACGCGGGGAAGAAAGCCATCGCCAGCAGCTTCAGGAGCAAGGAATCGAAGGAATCGACCTGGTATGTGTCAACCTTTATCCGTTTCAACAAACCATCGCTAAACCGAATGTCGGCGTAGAAGAAGCAATCGAGAATATCGATATCGGCGGTCCAACGATGCTGCGAGCGGCAGCAAAAAATCATCAATACGTAACGGTGGTAGTCGATGCGCTGGACTACGATGAAGTCATCAATGACTTGAAGCTGCAAGGGGAATTATCATTAGAAAAACGCCGCAAGCTGGCGGCTAAGGTGTTCCGTCATACGGCAGCTTATGATGCATTTATCGCTGAGTACATGACTGACATTTCAGGTGAAGAAAACCCGGAGCGCTTTACAAGAACGTACGAGTTAAAACAGACGTTGCGCTATGGGGAAAACCCTCATCAGCAGGCCTCTTTCTACCGTGCACCACTTGGCTCTGAATTCTCTGTAGCCATGGCAAGACAGCTTCACGGAAAAGAGCTCTCTTATAATAATATCAATGACGCGAATGCGGCTCTTCAAATTGTGAAAGAGTTTACGGAACCAGCGGCAGTCGCTGTAAAGCATATGAATCCATGTGGTGTTGGAGTAGGTACGACGATTTATGAAGCCTTCTCTAAAGCCTATGAAGCCGATTCTACTTCTATTTTTGGTGGAATCGTGGCACTGAACCGTATCGTGGATGAAGAAACGGCCAAGCAGCTTCATGAAATTTTCTTGGAGATTGTCATTGCTCCTGCTTTTAGCGATGAAGCATTTGAGATTCTTTCAAGCAAGAAGAATATCCGTTTATTAACGGTTCCATTTGAATCCACAAACAAAATGGAACGTAAATTGACAACCGTTGAAGGTGGATTGCTTGTTCAGGCGGATGACACATTTACCCTTGATGATGCTGATCTGAGAGTGGTAACAAAACGTCAGCCAACAGAAGCAGAGTGGGCAAGCATGAAATTAGGTTGGAAAGTTGTTAAGCACGTGAAATCCAACGCAATCGTTGTAACGGATGCTCACATGACAGTGGGAGTCGGGGCAGGTCAAATGAACCGCGTAGGAGCTGCAAATATTGCCTTGGAGCAAGCAGGCGAAAAAGCAAAAGGAGCAGCGATGGCATCTGACGCCTTCTTCCCAATGGACGACACCGTAGAAGCAGCAGCCAAAGCAGGCATAACAGCCATCATCCAGCCAGGAGGCTCCATCCGGGACGAAGACTCCATCAAAAAAGCCGACCAATACGGCATCACCATGGTCTTCACCGGAATCCGCCACTTCAAACATTAA
- a CDS encoding EYxxD motif small membrane protein — protein sequence MFWEYLTDMSYVLFSLIGGIIAIAFVYVRRTRKRRVR from the coding sequence ATGTTTTGGGAGTATTTAACGGATATGTCGTATGTGTTGTTTTCCCTGATTGGCGGCATTATTGCCATTGCTTTTGTTTATGTTCGCAGAACTAGGAAGAGACGTGTTCGATAG
- the purN gene encoding phosphoribosylglycinamide formyltransferase: MRQIAIFASGSGSNFQALVDAVQGGTLKANIKLLVCDQPGAFVIQRAQSAGIPVFIFRAKDYENKQAFEQEILNELAHLGVDFIVLAGYMRLIGPTLLESFGGRIVNIHPSLLPSFPGKDAIGQAIDGGVKITGVTIHYVDAGMDTGEIIAQEIVRVTTGETKQSLQDKIQHVEHHLYPTTLNHLFLTTGH, encoded by the coding sequence ATGAGACAGATTGCCATTTTTGCATCAGGAAGCGGAAGTAATTTTCAAGCATTGGTAGATGCTGTTCAAGGTGGAACACTGAAAGCGAATATTAAACTTCTTGTATGTGATCAGCCGGGAGCGTTCGTTATTCAACGCGCCCAATCAGCAGGTATCCCTGTTTTCATTTTTAGGGCGAAAGATTATGAAAACAAGCAGGCGTTTGAACAGGAAATCCTAAATGAGCTGGCTCATTTGGGTGTTGATTTTATTGTATTAGCAGGGTATATGAGATTGATTGGCCCTACCTTATTGGAAAGCTTCGGAGGACGGATCGTGAATATCCACCCTTCCCTTCTTCCATCCTTTCCGGGAAAAGATGCCATCGGTCAAGCCATCGATGGGGGAGTGAAGATCACCGGCGTCACCATTCACTATGTAGACGCTGGAATGGATACAGGCGAAATCATCGCACAGGAAATCGTCCGGGTGACAACAGGCGAAACCAAACAATCACTCCAGGACAAAATCCAGCACGTCGAGCACCACCTATACCCAACTACCCTCAACCACCTCTTCCTCACCACAGGCCACTAA
- a CDS encoding DUF2892 domain-containing protein: MKVSSNIGIINALIRITVGFTILAWSTSKLARRPWRDSYLVMAVIGAMKVGEGILRYCPVTALFEKGAEGNGGSGGFAGFKAKDMMNFKDMLKSDKSTGHQDHHQANEHKQDPLDNTKKESNFNPEELTNKEVQAALNGDNVEGKDLR; the protein is encoded by the coding sequence ATGAAAGTATCATCAAACATCGGCATTATCAATGCCCTGATCCGCATCACCGTTGGTTTCACGATTCTGGCTTGGAGCACATCAAAGCTTGCGAGACGTCCTTGGAGAGACTCTTATCTCGTGATGGCTGTGATTGGCGCCATGAAAGTAGGAGAAGGAATTCTGCGCTACTGCCCTGTTACAGCCTTATTTGAAAAAGGCGCAGAGGGAAATGGCGGAAGCGGAGGATTTGCCGGATTCAAAGCCAAGGATATGATGAACTTTAAAGACATGCTGAAATCCGACAAATCAACAGGTCACCAAGATCACCATCAAGCAAACGAACACAAACAAGACCCGCTCGACAATACAAAAAAAGAATCCAACTTCAATCCCGAAGAACTCACCAACAAAGAAGTCCAAGCAGCACTAAATGGCGATAATGTGGAAGGGAAGGACCTCCGCTGA
- the purF gene encoding amidophosphoribosyltransferase — translation MPAEIKGLNEECGVFGIWGHPNAAQITYYGLHSLQHRGQEGTGIVVSDGDKLRCLKGEGLVTEVFQEGTIEKLDGDAAIGHVRYATAGGGGYENVQPLLFNSQNGSLALAHNGNLVNANALKHQLEGQGSIFQTSSDTEVLAHLIKRSGYFNLKDRVKNALTMLKGAYAFVVMTETEMMVALDPHGLRPLSLGKLGDAYCVASETCAFDIVGAEFVRDIEPGELVIINDEGMTSERFSFSGGNAMCTMEYVYFSRPDSNIQGINVHSARKRMGMELAKEAPIEADVVTGVPDSSISSAIGYAEASGIPYELGLIKNRYVGRTFIQPSQSLREQGVKMKLSPVRGVVEGKRVVMVDDSIVRGTTSRRIVSMLKEAGAKEVHVCISSPPIKNPCFYGIDTSTHEELIASSNSVEEMRQIIGADSLTFLSTDGVLKAIDRNDSSENRGQCLACFTGKYPTEIYPDTLHPHEKELVK, via the coding sequence ATGCCTGCTGAAATCAAAGGCTTAAACGAAGAATGTGGAGTGTTTGGCATTTGGGGACATCCTAATGCCGCACAAATTACGTATTATGGACTTCATAGTTTACAGCATAGGGGACAAGAGGGAACAGGGATCGTCGTTTCTGACGGTGACAAGTTACGTTGCTTAAAAGGGGAAGGCCTCGTAACGGAAGTGTTCCAGGAGGGTACCATCGAGAAGCTTGATGGGGATGCAGCCATCGGTCATGTACGATATGCGACTGCTGGGGGCGGAGGCTATGAAAATGTTCAGCCTCTTCTTTTCAACTCCCAGAATGGCAGCCTTGCTCTTGCCCATAATGGAAATCTAGTCAATGCGAACGCCTTGAAGCATCAGCTTGAAGGACAGGGGAGTATTTTTCAAACAAGCTCGGATACAGAAGTGTTAGCTCACTTGATTAAAAGAAGCGGCTATTTCAACTTGAAGGACCGCGTGAAAAATGCGCTGACCATGTTGAAGGGCGCCTATGCATTTGTGGTGATGACGGAAACAGAAATGATGGTGGCCCTGGATCCGCACGGTCTACGCCCACTATCACTTGGTAAGCTTGGGGATGCTTACTGTGTTGCGTCAGAAACATGTGCCTTTGATATCGTGGGGGCTGAATTTGTACGGGATATCGAGCCCGGGGAGCTTGTGATCATCAATGATGAGGGAATGACCTCAGAACGGTTCAGTTTTTCAGGTGGGAATGCGATGTGTACGATGGAATACGTATACTTCTCAAGACCTGACAGCAACATTCAAGGAATCAATGTCCATTCCGCCAGAAAAAGAATGGGAATGGAACTAGCGAAAGAAGCGCCGATTGAAGCGGATGTTGTAACGGGTGTACCTGACTCCAGCATCTCCAGTGCGATCGGCTATGCAGAAGCATCAGGAATTCCGTACGAATTAGGCCTTATTAAGAACCGTTATGTAGGTCGCACGTTTATCCAGCCTTCTCAATCTCTTCGTGAGCAGGGAGTGAAGATGAAGCTTTCGCCAGTCAGAGGAGTGGTAGAAGGGAAACGTGTGGTAATGGTAGATGATTCGATCGTACGCGGAACAACAAGTAGACGAATCGTCAGCATGCTGAAAGAAGCCGGAGCCAAGGAAGTTCATGTGTGCATCAGTTCGCCGCCCATCAAGAACCCTTGCTTCTACGGGATTGATACGTCGACTCATGAAGAGCTGATCGCTTCTTCCAATTCAGTGGAGGAAATGCGCCAGATCATCGGAGCCGACTCCCTGACCTTCTTGAGTACAGATGGTGTGTTAAAAGCGATTGACCGAAATGATTCGTCAGAGAATCGCGGTCAATGCTTGGCTTGCTTTACAGGGAAGTATCCAACCGAAATCTACCCGGATACACTTCATCCACATGAAAAAGAGTTAGTGAAATAG
- the purM gene encoding phosphoribosylformylglycinamidine cyclo-ligase, protein MANAYRQAGVDIEAGYESVDRIKKHVKRTAREGVLGQLGSFGGMFDLSPLNLKEPVLVSGTDGVGTKLKLAFMADKHDTIGIDCVAMCVNDIVVQGAEPLYFLDYIATGKAIPEKIEGIVKGIADGCEMAGCALIGGETAEMPGMYSDEEYDIAGFAVGACEKKEIITGEKISEGNVLVGLGSSGIHSNGYSLVRKVFFEDQSFSLEETLPELGTTLKEALLTPTKIYVKPVLAALKQFSIKGMSHITGGGFIENIPRMLPDHLQADITEGSWDIPSIFTAIEHYGEIPRSEMYNIFNMGIGFVLAVEEKEAEDILQFFNEQGEEAFIIGRVTSGTGVRFVR, encoded by the coding sequence ATGGCAAACGCGTATCGTCAAGCAGGAGTAGATATAGAAGCGGGATACGAATCAGTCGACCGCATCAAAAAGCATGTGAAAAGAACAGCTCGAGAAGGGGTTCTTGGTCAATTAGGCAGCTTTGGCGGAATGTTCGATTTATCTCCTTTGAATTTAAAAGAGCCTGTTCTTGTATCAGGTACGGATGGAGTCGGAACGAAGCTGAAGCTTGCGTTCATGGCAGATAAGCACGATACGATCGGGATTGATTGTGTGGCCATGTGTGTGAATGACATTGTCGTTCAGGGGGCGGAACCCCTGTATTTCTTAGATTATATAGCGACTGGAAAAGCAATTCCAGAGAAGATAGAAGGTATTGTAAAGGGTATTGCGGACGGATGTGAAATGGCTGGCTGTGCGCTGATCGGTGGCGAAACTGCCGAGATGCCTGGTATGTATTCTGACGAAGAATATGATATCGCCGGCTTTGCAGTAGGGGCTTGTGAAAAAAAAGAGATCATAACAGGTGAAAAAATTTCTGAAGGAAATGTGTTAGTCGGACTGGGTTCCAGTGGTATACACAGTAATGGGTACTCTTTAGTACGAAAAGTATTCTTCGAAGATCAGTCGTTCTCTTTGGAAGAAACATTACCAGAGCTTGGAACCACACTAAAAGAAGCGTTACTGACACCAACCAAGATTTACGTGAAACCAGTGTTAGCTGCACTGAAGCAATTCTCCATCAAGGGGATGTCCCATATTACAGGCGGAGGCTTCATTGAAAATATCCCACGGATGCTGCCGGATCATTTGCAAGCAGACATTACAGAAGGAAGCTGGGATATCCCAAGTATTTTCACGGCCATTGAGCACTATGGGGAAATTCCCCGCAGCGAAATGTACAACATATTTAATATGGGAATTGGATTTGTGTTAGCGGTTGAAGAAAAGGAAGCAGAAGACATTCTTCAATTCTTCAACGAACAGGGTGAAGAAGCCTTTATCATCGGACGTGTGACCAGTGGAACCGGGGTACGTTTCGTTCGTTGA
- a CDS encoding adenine deaminase C-terminal domain-containing protein, whose amino-acid sequence MEQRYRWKNKQLREHVQVLNGEISPSLLLKNATYLHSTLKKWVQGHIWVYRDRIVYTGDLLPENLENCEIVDCDSQYLVPGYIEPHVHPFQLYNPQSFSKYASQTGTTTFVNDNLMMFLQLEKKKAFSLLREFNKLPVTMYWWTRFDSQTEMANEEVTFSNGEVKSWLEHDSVLQGGELTAWPRLLQGDDLILHWMQEAKRMGKIVEGHLPGASDKTIAKLGLLGIDGDHEAMTGEDVYKRLIQGLTVTLRHSSIRPDLPVLLDGLKEKGIDSYDSLLFTTDGSTPGFYEQGVLDFMIKMAIDKGVPPIEAYNMASYNVSNYYHITHLHGMIATGRVANINFLSAIDDPTPISVLSKGNWVRRDGEEMEDSTEINWASNGFKPLSLNWEVGYDDLQFSMPFGIEMVNDVITKPYSISINPSTDELDLDHDQSFLMLLDRKGEWRISTMIKGFSTGVMGFASSYSNTGDIILIGKNKSDMIAAFKRMKEIGGGIVLTEKGEVLHEIPLPLSGMLSHKEMPELIEEEKALKGLLKERGYRFSDPIYTLLFLQSTHLPYIRMTQKGIYDVMKKTVLFPTIMR is encoded by the coding sequence TTGGAACAGCGCTACAGATGGAAGAACAAACAACTACGAGAACATGTACAAGTACTGAACGGAGAAATATCTCCGAGCCTTCTTTTAAAGAATGCAACGTACCTTCACTCGACTCTAAAGAAATGGGTGCAGGGACACATTTGGGTTTACCGTGATCGAATTGTCTATACAGGCGATCTGCTCCCGGAAAACCTTGAGAATTGCGAAATAGTGGACTGTGACTCACAGTACCTCGTTCCCGGATATATCGAACCGCATGTACATCCGTTTCAGCTTTATAATCCCCAATCTTTTTCCAAGTATGCATCCCAAACTGGTACAACGACATTCGTAAATGATAACCTGATGATGTTTTTACAATTGGAAAAAAAGAAAGCGTTTTCTTTATTGAGGGAATTCAATAAGCTACCTGTCACCATGTATTGGTGGACAAGGTTCGATTCTCAAACGGAGATGGCGAATGAAGAGGTAACCTTTTCAAATGGTGAAGTGAAATCATGGCTGGAACATGATTCCGTACTTCAAGGAGGAGAATTGACTGCTTGGCCGAGACTGCTTCAGGGAGATGACCTGATTCTCCACTGGATGCAGGAAGCGAAAAGAATGGGCAAGATCGTTGAAGGGCATCTGCCGGGGGCATCTGACAAAACCATTGCCAAGCTTGGCTTACTGGGGATTGATGGTGATCATGAAGCCATGACGGGTGAGGATGTATACAAGCGGCTTATTCAAGGGCTGACCGTCACATTGCGTCATTCCTCCATCAGGCCGGATTTGCCGGTCCTATTAGACGGCTTAAAAGAAAAGGGCATCGATTCGTATGATTCCTTATTGTTTACAACGGACGGATCGACACCAGGCTTTTATGAACAAGGTGTATTGGATTTCATGATAAAAATGGCGATTGATAAGGGCGTACCACCAATCGAAGCATATAATATGGCTAGCTACAACGTCTCCAATTACTATCACATCACTCATTTGCATGGGATGATCGCTACAGGCAGAGTGGCGAATATTAACTTCCTTTCGGCAATTGATGACCCGACTCCGATTTCTGTTCTCTCAAAGGGGAATTGGGTACGTAGAGATGGCGAGGAAATGGAGGATTCGACAGAAATAAACTGGGCATCAAACGGATTCAAGCCATTGTCCCTGAACTGGGAAGTGGGATATGATGACCTCCAGTTTTCCATGCCCTTTGGAATTGAAATGGTGAACGATGTCATCACCAAGCCTTACTCCATATCCATCAATCCATCTACTGATGAGCTGGATCTTGATCATGATCAATCGTTCCTCATGCTTCTTGATCGAAAGGGAGAATGGAGAATCAGTACAATGATCAAGGGATTCTCAACGGGTGTCATGGGATTTGCTTCTTCCTATTCGAATACAGGGGACATCATTTTAATTGGAAAAAACAAATCAGATATGATTGCTGCCTTTAAAAGAATGAAGGAAATCGGAGGCGGAATTGTTTTGACGGAGAAGGGGGAAGTCCTTCACGAAATTCCACTTCCATTAAGCGGCATGCTCTCTCATAAAGAGATGCCGGAGCTTATTGAGGAAGAAAAAGCACTTAAAGGTTTGTTAAAAGAAAGGGGCTATCGCTTTTCGGATCCCATTTATACATTGCTATTCCTTCAGTCTACTCATCTGCCTTATATACGGATGACACAAAAGGGAATCTATGATGTAATGAAGAAAACGGTACTCTTTCCAACGATAATGCGTTAA
- the purL gene encoding phosphoribosylformylglycinamidine synthase subunit PurL: protein MSLMLEPTSTKVKEEQLYREMGLTDEEFSMVENILGRTPNYTETGLFSVMWSEHCSYKNSKPVLMKFPTTGERVLQGPGEGAGIVDIGDDQAVVFKIESHNHPSAIEPFQGAATGVGGIIRDVFSMGARPIALLNSLRFGELDSPRVQYLFKEVVAGIAGYGNCIGIPTVGGEVQFDASYEGNPLVNAMCVGLIDHKDIKKGQAHGVGNTVMYVGAKTGRDGIHGATFASEELNEGSEEKRPAVQVGDPFMEKLLLEACLELVQNDALVGIQDMGAAGLTSSSAEMASKAGSGIEMNLDLVPQRERGMTAYEMMLSESQERMLIVVEKGREQEIVDLFSKYDLEAVSIGKVTDDKRLRLLHKGEVVADVPVDALAEEAPVYHKPSQEAAYYKEFQAMETVSPKVDDYKETLKALLQQPTIASKEWVYDQYDHQVRTSTVVSPGSDAAVVRVRGTRKALAMTTDCNSRYLYLDPEVGGKIAVAEAARNIVCSGAIPLAITDCLNFGNPEKPEIFWQIEKSVDGMSEACRELSTPVIGGNVSLYNESMGTAVYPTPVVGMVGLIEDVDHITTQSFKEAGDYIFVIGETHEEFGGSELQKLTEGKIFGKAPKIDLKTELRRQMQLLEAIQKGLVASAHDIAEGGFAVALAESTFGTNGLGAKVELSGENNIADLFSETQSRFIVSVKPENKDEFEKLVPDAKAVGNVADHESITVSSGNGEIILQASVEELESAWKGAIPCLLKSKA, encoded by the coding sequence ATGTCGTTAATGCTTGAACCAACTTCAACAAAAGTGAAAGAAGAACAGCTTTATCGTGAGATGGGTTTAACAGACGAAGAATTTTCAATGGTGGAAAACATCCTGGGAAGAACACCGAACTACACAGAGACCGGGCTTTTCTCTGTTATGTGGTCAGAGCATTGCAGCTATAAAAATTCGAAACCTGTACTTATGAAATTTCCAACGACAGGTGAAAGGGTTCTTCAAGGACCTGGAGAAGGAGCTGGAATTGTTGATATTGGCGATGATCAAGCAGTGGTGTTCAAAATCGAGAGTCACAATCATCCGTCAGCCATCGAGCCTTTCCAAGGAGCGGCAACGGGTGTCGGGGGTATTATACGAGACGTATTCTCGATGGGGGCAAGACCTATCGCACTCCTCAACTCTTTACGCTTTGGAGAGCTGGATTCTCCTCGTGTTCAGTATCTATTTAAAGAAGTCGTAGCAGGTATTGCCGGGTATGGAAACTGTATCGGGATCCCAACGGTAGGAGGGGAAGTTCAATTTGATGCCTCTTACGAAGGAAATCCACTTGTAAACGCCATGTGTGTCGGTTTGATTGATCATAAAGATATTAAAAAAGGTCAGGCCCATGGTGTTGGTAACACGGTGATGTATGTCGGGGCGAAAACAGGGCGTGATGGAATTCACGGAGCCACCTTCGCATCCGAGGAATTAAATGAAGGGTCAGAAGAGAAGCGCCCGGCGGTTCAAGTGGGAGATCCATTCATGGAAAAATTACTTCTTGAAGCGTGTCTTGAACTCGTTCAGAACGATGCCCTTGTTGGTATACAAGATATGGGAGCGGCTGGTCTTACAAGTTCATCAGCTGAAATGGCAAGTAAAGCGGGATCCGGGATCGAAATGAATCTTGACCTTGTCCCGCAGCGCGAAAGAGGCATGACGGCATATGAAATGATGCTTTCAGAATCCCAGGAGCGTATGCTGATCGTCGTTGAAAAAGGACGTGAGCAAGAAATCGTTGATCTTTTTTCAAAATATGACTTAGAGGCAGTTTCGATCGGTAAAGTAACGGATGATAAGCGTCTACGTCTTCTTCATAAAGGGGAAGTCGTGGCGGATGTGCCGGTAGATGCACTTGCTGAGGAAGCACCGGTTTATCATAAGCCATCTCAAGAAGCGGCTTACTACAAAGAGTTTCAAGCAATGGAAACAGTATCTCCAAAAGTAGACGATTATAAAGAAACCCTTAAGGCGCTCTTGCAGCAGCCGACGATTGCGAGTAAAGAATGGGTTTACGATCAATATGATCATCAAGTAAGAACAAGTACGGTTGTAAGTCCGGGTTCTGATGCAGCGGTTGTACGGGTACGCGGCACTAGAAAAGCCCTTGCCATGACAACGGATTGTAATTCCCGTTACCTTTACCTGGATCCGGAGGTCGGAGGAAAGATTGCGGTAGCTGAAGCGGCACGTAATATCGTTTGTTCAGGAGCGATTCCACTGGCGATTACGGACTGCTTAAACTTCGGGAATCCAGAGAAACCGGAAATCTTCTGGCAGATTGAAAAATCAGTTGACGGAATGAGTGAGGCGTGCCGTGAGCTATCGACTCCTGTCATCGGTGGAAATGTATCCCTTTATAACGAATCAATGGGTACTGCCGTTTATCCAACTCCGGTAGTTGGAATGGTTGGATTGATTGAAGACGTCGACCATATTACTACACAAAGCTTTAAGGAAGCTGGAGATTATATCTTTGTCATTGGTGAAACCCATGAAGAGTTTGGCGGAAGTGAGCTTCAAAAGCTGACTGAAGGAAAAATCTTCGGTAAGGCACCGAAAATTGACTTGAAAACGGAGCTTCGTCGTCAAATGCAGCTTTTAGAAGCGATTCAAAAAGGTCTTGTGGCATCGGCCCATGATATCGCTGAAGGTGGTTTCGCCGTCGCTCTTGCAGAATCCACGTTTGGAACAAATGGATTAGGAGCAAAAGTAGAGCTTTCGGGAGAAAACAATATAGCGGACCTTTTCAGTGAAACACAATCACGTTTCATCGTTTCAGTTAAACCTGAAAACAAAGACGAGTTCGAGAAGCTTGTTCCGGATGCCAAGGCAGTAGGAAACGTAGCAGATCATGAATCAATTACGGTGTCATCAGGAAATGGAGAAATCATCTTACAAGCTTCAGTTGAGGAATTAGAGTCAGCTTGGAAAGGAGCCATCCCATGCCTGCTGAAATCAAAGGCTTAA